A segment of the Methanomassiliicoccaceae archaeon DOK genome:
AGCGCATCGGCGAGACGCATGATGGCGTCGTCGACGACAGCGAATCTGCCGTCGCTCAGCCCGCTCTGCGCATGACGTACGGCGCTCTCCTCGGCATAACGCTGGTACTCTTCGAACATGTAGGTGAAGGTGATGCCGTAGTAGACGTAGTCCCCGTCGATGAAACGGCTCCACTCGTACTTGTCCTGGATCTCCCCGTCCACCACCGCGCGACCCGCGGCGACGACAGATCCGTCCACGAATAGGACGACTTCGTACTCGCCCGGCTCTTGGAAGCTAATGGTGTTGTCATAGGAGCGCGTCGCTTTGCGGAACTCGTAGTGGTCGCCGACGGCGATCATGTCGGTGTCGCTCAGATCGGTGCTGAGCCACTCCACATCCGAACCCGGGCCCGTGTACTCCAGCTCCGGTTCCCCGCCTGCGGAAACCATCGTGATGTACTCGCTGTGGAGCCCGCTGTTGATGGTGAGATTCCCCTCCGTGTACTCGCGGTCTTCCCATCCCACAGGCTCCTCGGCGCCCATGAGCATCAGAGCGGAGACGGCGAAGAACAACGCAGAGATCGCCAGAAGGACCGACACCGTACGGTACGTCCTCCGGGAGACCCCTGCGGGCACGGTGCCCTCGCGGCTGCATCCAACGGTGTCGCTGGACTGCTCTGATTCATTGTGTTCCGGATCGGAATCCCGGGCGGACGAACTCATACAAGGTCAGATGATCTCCCACTGAATAGTGACCGAATCGTGGAACTCCGCATCCTTGGGTACTGCGTCGACGGCCATCGCAGAGAACATCCTCGCCCTGGGGGATACCGAACAGTTGTTTGAGGCGTAGCTTATGGAGACGATTCCGCCAAGCTTCACATCGGCAGCGAGAGCCAGCTCCCTTGCCCTGTGCTTCGCGTCCTTGACCGCCGCCTGCCTCGCCTCCCTCATGGGCTCCGAGGGGTCCCTGACGATGTACGATACCCTGAACTCGGGGGCTTGGCTGCATGACGTGAGGGCCTGCAGAAGCCTTCCGAGGGATTCGCCATCCGCGTCGGTGGTTATCGATATCCCGTGCATGTAACGGTACCCGGCGAACTCGGCTGTGCCGGCGCTGCCGTTCTTGTACACGGTGTCGACCGAGAAATTGGTGGTCTTGAGATCGTCCATGTCGAATCCCGCCTCACCGATCGACTTCCTGATTGACGTGAGGGCTTCCGCCGAGGACCTCACCGCTTCGGAGTAATCCGCAACGGTTCCGATGATCTCCCCGTTGACGACGGCCGCATCGGGTGTGGCGTATGCCGTTCCCGAACCTGTTACTGTGATTGTCTTGTCCATGTGCCGTCATTCCTCCTTGGGTAATTTAAGAACGACCGATATAATTAGTTCTTCCGTCTTTGTATCATCGAATGGTAAATTCATCGAATACATAATCGAACGTATAATCCAATATATCACTACGTATCGATCCCTCGGACCGTGCAAACACCCGTCCAGTCCGACCAGCGCAGACTTTCGCATACGCGGACGCCGACGATACGGATAGCGGGTCACTCTAAGTTTAAATCCGATACAATGGTAACAGACATGATGGCAAGGATTGGCGACATCGGCGAGAGACAGCTCATAGAAGACTTCAGGAGCTTCATCAGACCGGAGGGCATGATTGGCCCCGGCGACGATGCCGCCGTCATCGAGAACGGAACGGTCGTGACGACTGATGTTGTGACCTTCGACAGGCACTTCCCCGCGGGGATGTCGTACGAACAGTTCGGATGGTACGCCGCCGCCGTGAACTTCAGCGACCTGGCGGCGATGGGTGCGAGACCTATCGGGTTCCTGGCGGCGCTCGCACTCCCCCTGGACCTCGAGACCCAGGCCGCTTACGACATCATGAGCGGCATCGACCAGTGCTGCGAGTTCTGCGGCACAGGGATCGTCGGCGGGGACACCAAGACCGGCCCCGGGATCGTGGCGGGGACCGCGCTCGGCACGATGGACGGGAGGCTCCCCATGAGAAGGTCCGGCGCCCGTCCCGGGGACATTGTGGCTGTGACCGGCCCGGTGGGCGGACCTGCGGCCGCGTTCATCGCCCTGGAGAAAGGCCTGGAGGCCCCCGAGGCGAAGGAGGCCCTGTATGTGCCCATCCCCCGCGTGGAGGAGGGGGTCGCCATGGCCAAATCGGGAGCGGTGACCTCCTGCATGGACCTGTCGGACGGCCTCGGCACCGCTCTGAACACCATATGCTCGGCATCCGGGGTCGGTATCGACGTGGAACTGGACTTCATCCCCCGCGGACCCTGCGTTGACGAGATGGCAGAAGCGTCAGGCAGGCCGGCCAAGGACCTCCTGCTCGGATGGGGTGGCGAGTACGAGCTCCTCTTCACGGCTGACAGGGAACGCCTGGACAGACTGTACGACGCCGAGGTGGAGTTCTCCATCATAGGCATGGTGAACGACTCCGGGAGGCCCAGCCTCGTGGAGGACGGGAAGAGGTCCGTGATCCCCTATGGCGAATACCGAGCGTGTCGAATCCAGGTTCTACACTCGCGACGGCGACGCGTACGTCTGCGGACTGTGCCCCCACGGATGCAGGCTCAGGCCGGGGCAGTACGGCAGGTGCGGGTCCCGGAGGGCCGACGAGGACATGCTGGTGGCGTATTCCTACGGAAAGGTGTCGTCCATAGCCGTAGATCCCATCGAGAAGAAGCCGCTCTACCACTACAGACCGCGCTCGAGGTGCTTCTCGGTGGGGAGCGTCGGCTGCAACATGAGATGCAGACACTGCCAGAACTATTCCATCTCCATGATGTCCTACGGCAAGAAGCGCACCACGTACGAGTCCCCGGAGGAGCTGGTGGCGATGTGCAGGCACGAGGGGCTCGACACCATCGCGTTCACCTACAACGAACCGGGTATCTGGTTCGAGTACATCATGGATGTCATGAGGGCCGACCCGGACCTGCATCTGGTGCTTGTGACCAACGGGTTCCTGAACGAGGAGCCCCTGAGGCAGCTCTGCGGGGTCGCCGACGCGATCAACCTGGACGTCAAAGGGTTCACCGAGGATTTCTACGGCAGGATATGCGAGGGGCGCCTCGCGGATGTGATGCGCTCGGCCCGCATCATCCGCGACGAAGGAGTCCACCTAGAGCTCACCTACCTCGTGATCCCGGGACACAACGACTCGGAGGACGAGGTCGGATCGTTCTGCGGATGGGTCCGCGACGAACTCGGCGCGGACGTGCCCGTCCACTTCACCAGGTTCCATCCGGACTTCGAGATGATGGACGTCCCCATGACCCCTGTGGAGACTGTCATGAGATGCAGGGAGATCGGGATGGAGTGCGGGCTAGAGTACGTCTTCGTGGGGAACGTGGTCACCGAGCATGCGGACAACACATACTGCCCCGGTTGCGGGGCCATGCTCGTGAGCCGCCTGGGATACCTCGTGGACATCGTCGGCCTGGACGGCGACAGGTGCTCCTCCTGCGGACGCAGGATCCCCATCAGGCTCCGATCATAAGTGCCAAAGGACTCCCCAGAACCGTTGTGACGGCGAAAGCCGCCGCCAGCGGGAGGATAAACGGTATCATCGGCGTGACGCGTACGTCGGCGACTCCCGCCGCCTCCAGAGCGTCCAGCACATCCCCCTTGTCGAGACAGCGGCAACATTGGACGGTTCCCTTCTCCCCGAAACGCTCGGCCGGCCACACGTGCGCGTCCCTGGCCTCCTGAACTGGCATTGAGTATGTGGTCAGCATGCGGCGTCCGAAGCAGCGTCTGCGAACGTTGACCGAGAGCACCCATATCGCACAGGCCATCGACAGCACAAGGCCGACCACTAAGGTCGAGACCGCCGGACTGAATATCAGCGATTCAGGGTATGCGACATCCCAGATTGCAGGGGTCCACGGAGTCTCAGGGTACACGGGGAACGCAAGTGCCAGCGTCATGAGGCACTTGGCATCGGCACCACCCTGCAGGAGCCCGACCAGATACATCCCGTAGAACAAGAAGAACACCACGGCCGATGCGAGACCCGCCGTCGCGAAGGGATCCCCCGACTCCACTGTGAGGGGGACCGCGTAGAAGACGAGTGCCGCAATGACCATGGACGCCCGAACCAGTGCCGGCGGATCGGTCAGCATGTACGTCGTCAGGAGGACCGCACCTACTACGAGGCAGACCGCTGCGCACACCCCCGCCTCATCGAGGCAGGACAGGGAGCACAGGACCGAACCGAGCACGCCGATGACCGCCCAGTGCCAATCCGGTACCTCGCGGGTCCTGACATCGCATACCGCCCCGTGGACCAGGACGAACGCCGGGACGAGTACCCACATCAGAGTTAGAACGGCCTCCATGAAGGGCCGACACACCAGGATTCTTAAAACCATCGCATTGGAATCATTGTAACGAGACAAATCCGCGATTTCCTGCGGGATAGCTCGGCATTTTCACAACTTGTTTAAATACAACCTGTAAATGCGAATAGCATGGATGTCAGGAGGACCACGTACGTTCTGCTGCTGGTGCTCATGCTGTCGGTAGCCGTGCCCGTCGCGATGGGTGGAGACAGCGATGCGGCAGAGCAGAGCGATGTCATAGTCAATGTCGACGGGAGCGGGGATTCCATCACCCTGGACATGGAAAGTGGCACGTCCAAGACCGCGACGCTGTACATCACCAACAACTCGGACAGCTACCTCAGCCTGGACGTTCCGACGTACGATTCCGACCTGATATTGAGCAGCGCCAAAATCACCGTCAACGGGGCCGAGTCGAACCTCATCTACCCCAAAGGAGACTCGGACGGCAGGCACATCGCCGTGGTGACCATCACGGTCTCGGTCGACCGCCTGACGGACACCCAGACCGTGGAAGGAAATCTGACTCTCAGGTTCACGGACGTGACAGTCGAATCGACCGACGGAAGCAACGTCTTCGAACGCCAGGTGCCGTTCACGGTCAACGTCAACTCCGTCTACACATCGGAAGGTTCCTACAACCAGTTCTTCGGCCTGTTCCCGAACACACTCCCTGCGCCCCTCAACGAACCGTGGTTCACCGCCGTGGTCACACTCGTCCTCTGGATCGTCATAACGATCGTGGTGTGCGAACTGGTCATACCTCAGCTCACCAAGATCGTCGGGTCCAGAAAGACCGCGACAGAGAAGAAGAAGCTCACCCAGACCCTCACCAAGACGATCTCGGTCCTGATGTTCGTCGTGGCTGTGAACGAGTGCCTGAACATCATCGGCACCAGCGCGGAGATCATGAGCATGGTGTCCACGTGGTCGCTGGTCCTCTACGTCCTGATCGGTTCGGTCCTCGCCTGGCAGGTCTACATATTCCTCGTCACGGCCATCATCAACGGTCTGGACGACGCCGTGGATGTGGACGGCATAGACTCGTCCCTCATCCCCCTGTTCAGGCTCATAGGGAAGGTCGTCATCTGTGTGCTCGCCGCGACCATCATCCTCGCGGCGTTCGGAGTGGACCTCGCGGGCATCATGGTCAGCGCCGGCGTCATCACGCTGGGAATCACCTTCGGAGCGCAGGAGATCATCAGCCAGTTCTTCTCCGGAATCGTCCTGCTGTCCACGAGACCGTTCAAGAAGGGCGACTACATCAGCCTGAACGGCACGACGTACATCGTCCACAAGGTCAGGATCATGTACACGGAGTTCGAGAACTGGGACAGGGACCAGATCGTGACCATGCCCAACAACGCCGTCACCTCGGCGACGATGATCAACTACACCAAGGGGGACCCCCGCACCAGGATCTTCATCTACGTGTCGGTGGCGTACGACGCGGACCTGACCCTCGCGAAGGAGCTCATGATCAAGGCCGCCAACATGCACCCCCATGTGATAAAGGACAAGAGCTGCGTCCCGCCGAACACCAGGCTCACCAACTTCCTGGACTCCGGCATCGAGTACAGGCTGGCATGCTACGTCGACGACTACGACCTCAGCGCCCACTACGCCGGCCAGATCCGCGAGATCATATACAAGCTGTTCAAGGACAACGGCGTGGAGATCCCGTACAACAGGCTCCAGATCGACATCCTGAGCGACTGCGACGGCAAGAAGAGACCGGACGACAAGACCCCGGACGACTGACCGTCCTCTGCGGATTCCGCAGAACGCTGAAACCGTTTACCCCCTTTTCCCCTACGGATTCTGTGAAATCCGCCCACGAGACCACGGATTCCTACAGTTTATATAATATCAAAGAATGCCAGCAACCATAGCCGAAAGGATGCGGGGGTTTTATGATAGACAACCTTGACAAGAGGATCATCGAGATAATGAAGAAGGACTCCAGATGCCCCTTCGTCGAGATAGCCAACCAGCTTGGGGTCTCCGAAGGCACCGTCCGCAGCAGGGTGCACAGGATGACCGAGGAGGGCATCATCCGCGGGTTCACGATCAAGACCAGTTCCCGCAACGTGAAGGCGCTGGTGGAGATCCGCATCGACGTCAACACCGACACCCAGGAGATCGCCAAAGAACTGGCGGGCTACGACGGTGTCACCGAAGTCTTCGAGGTTACCGGCGACCAGGACATCATCGCCATCGTCGACGTCGAATCATCCCAGCATCTCAACGACATCATAGAGAGGGTGAGGCGCTACGACAACATCCTCAGCACGAGGACCCGCCTCATTCTCAAGGAGCATTTCGGGGAGGCATGACATGTTCGCAGGCACAGGAACCGCACTTATCACCCCGTTCACCAGGGACGGGCAGGTAGACGAGGAATCCCTCAGGAGGCTGGTCAACTTCCAGGAGGACAACGGTGTGAACACCCTTGT
Coding sequences within it:
- a CDS encoding DUF541 domain-containing protein encodes the protein MDKTITVTGSGTAYATPDAAVVNGEIIGTVADYSEAVRSSAEALTSIRKSIGEAGFDMDDLKTTNFSVDTVYKNGSAGTAEFAGYRYMHGISITTDADGESLGRLLQALTSCSQAPEFRVSYIVRDPSEPMREARQAAVKDAKHRARELALAADVKLGGIVSISYASNNCSVSPRARMFSAMAVDAVPKDAEFHDSVTIQWEII
- the amrS gene encoding AmmeMemoRadiSam system radical SAM enzyme; translation: MANTERVESRFYTRDGDAYVCGLCPHGCRLRPGQYGRCGSRRADEDMLVAYSYGKVSSIAVDPIEKKPLYHYRPRSRCFSVGSVGCNMRCRHCQNYSISMMSYGKKRTTYESPEELVAMCRHEGLDTIAFTYNEPGIWFEYIMDVMRADPDLHLVLVTNGFLNEEPLRQLCGVADAINLDVKGFTEDFYGRICEGRLADVMRSARIIRDEGVHLELTYLVIPGHNDSEDEVGSFCGWVRDELGADVPVHFTRFHPDFEMMDVPMTPVETVMRCREIGMECGLEYVFVGNVVTEHADNTYCPGCGAMLVSRLGYLVDIVGLDGDRCSSCGRRIPIRLRS
- a CDS encoding mechanosensitive ion channel translates to MDVRRTTYVLLLVLMLSVAVPVAMGGDSDAAEQSDVIVNVDGSGDSITLDMESGTSKTATLYITNNSDSYLSLDVPTYDSDLILSSAKITVNGAESNLIYPKGDSDGRHIAVVTITVSVDRLTDTQTVEGNLTLRFTDVTVESTDGSNVFERQVPFTVNVNSVYTSEGSYNQFFGLFPNTLPAPLNEPWFTAVVTLVLWIVITIVVCELVIPQLTKIVGSRKTATEKKKLTQTLTKTISVLMFVVAVNECLNIIGTSAEIMSMVSTWSLVLYVLIGSVLAWQVYIFLVTAIINGLDDAVDVDGIDSSLIPLFRLIGKVVICVLAATIILAAFGVDLAGIMVSAGVITLGITFGAQEIISQFFSGIVLLSTRPFKKGDYISLNGTTYIVHKVRIMYTEFENWDRDQIVTMPNNAVTSATMINYTKGDPRTRIFIYVSVAYDADLTLAKELMIKAANMHPHVIKDKSCVPPNTRLTNFLDSGIEYRLACYVDDYDLSAHYAGQIREIIYKLFKDNGVEIPYNRLQIDILSDCDGKKRPDDKTPDD
- a CDS encoding AsnC family transcriptional regulator: MIDNLDKRIIEIMKKDSRCPFVEIANQLGVSEGTVRSRVHRMTEEGIIRGFTIKTSSRNVKALVEIRIDVNTDTQEIAKELAGYDGVTEVFEVTGDQDIIAIVDVESSQHLNDIIERVRRYDNILSTRTRLILKEHFGEA